A stretch of DNA from Candidatus Binatia bacterium:
GGGCAACACGTCCGGAAGGGTTTGGGCGCCGGGGCGGCGGTAAGAATCAGCACGGGCGGAATGATGCCTCCTGGGGCGGACGCGGTGGTGATGATGGAATACACGGACGAGGTTTCCCCGGATTTGGTTGAGGTTCGCCGTGGCGTTGCTCCGTGGGAGAACGTTCAGCGTGTGGGCGAGGACGTCAAGAAAGGTCAGTTGTTGTTTCCCAAGGGGTGGCGCCTGCGCTCTTTCGACTTGGGTGGGCTCACTGGAACGGGAGTCAGCACGGTACGTGTATACCGCCGGCCTCGCGTGGCACTCATTTCCACGGGAGACGAAATTGTCCCTCCCGAGTCCGTGCCCAAGCCGGGCCAGGTGCGGAATATTAACGAATACGCTTTGGTCCCCATGCTGACCGAAGCCGGGGCTGAAGTCGACGACTACGGCGTGGTGCGCGATGAAGCAGCCGCTTTCTCCTCCGTATTGGCGGAGGCTTTGGAGCTCCATGACGCTGTCGTGCTGTCGGGTGGCAGTTCGGTGGGCGCAAAAGATATGGCGATCTCCGTGATTACCTCGTTTCCACGATCGTCGGTTGTTTTCCACGGAATTTCGATCGCGCCAGGGAAGCCGACCATCCTGGCTTACGCTCTCGGAAAGCCGATCTTAGGGATTCCCGGGCATCCGATGTCCGCAGTAGTGGTCGGAATGCTGTTTGGTGCGCCGTTCGTGCGAGTCCTCGGAGGGGAACTGCCGTCGTCTGCATTCGCTGCGAAGTCGCGGCTACCGGCGATATTGGCAGAACCGGTCGCCTCCGCAGCAGGAAGAGAAGACTACGTTCGCGTTCGGCTGGAAGAGAGCAACGGTCGAGCCCGGGCAATTCCTATGGCGGGAAAGTCGGCCTCCGTGTTCAATCTGATTCACGCGCACGGCTTGGTTCGAATCCCAGCCCATGTTGAAGGTCTCGAGGCTGGGACTCAGGTGGAAGTTCTCCTCCTCTCGTGAGGCCGTAGAGCGCGCAAAGCGACCTAGCTTTTGCGAATGGAAATGCGTTTGGGTAGCCAATCCGCGAGAATGGCGTTGACCTGATCGGGCGCTTCTTGTTGTACCCAGTGGGAGACGCCGGGCAAGTAATGCAATTCGAGGGAACGGACGAAGCGGTCGGTGCCATAAGTTGTTTCCTTGCCGAGGGCGTCGTCCTCCTCTCCCCAAATCATCAAAGTGGGCACGTCGATCGGTGGATATCCCAACTGGCGCTGCCGCCGTGCCCCGCCACGTGCGAGGGCACGGTAGTAGTTTACCATCGCCGTGAGTGCGCCCGGTTGCGCCGCATAGTCGCGGTAGACTTGAATAACTTCGGGAGGGAAACAGCTCGGCTTGCGCGCCATGCGAAGAAAGGCGTCTTTGATAGCGCGATAGTCAAAGGCTGCCAACACAAGCTCGGGTAGCCACGGGAGCTGAAAGAAAAATACGTACCAGGAACGCAGGAGTTGTCGTCCCCACATGACCCGTTCCACGATTGCTGGATGGGGCACGTTGAGGATGACTAAAGCATCGAGAGGTCTCAGCCGCCGCATCGCAAAGTACCACGCGATCAGCGCACCCCAGTCGTGGCCAATGAGCACGCACGTTTCGGCACGGCTGGCGTCAATGAAACGAGCGACGTCGCTCATCAAGTGCTCGATCGCATAATCCCCTACCCGTGCGGGGCGAGCACTTCCTCCGTAACCGCGCAGGTCGGGCGCCCAAACGCGGAATCCCAGTTGCGCCAACAAGGGCATCTGGTAGCGCCACGAATACCAGCATTCGGGGAAACCATGCAAACACAGGGCGAGGTTTGGCCCTGAACCCAGTTCGGCGAGATGGAAGTCGAGGCCATCCGCCGTGAGCTTCCGGTGTCTGACACCGGGTATATCTCCAGCGTACCAAATCTCTTTTGTGTCCATGCTTCCCCGTGTAATGAGGAGAATGACGTGAAGCTACTCACCCCAAAATACAAAGTTCTGCCCGGTGGTGGCGTTCAGTGCCGAACCATTCCCCGTGCTGTTCTCGCAAGGCTGTTGGGCTGGGCCGCGAGCGGTTGTGTGTGGAACGCGTCCGATCCTTCGGCGGGGCACCTTTTGATCATGGGCGCCGTACTTGCCGCTTTCGCTTCGGTAGGTGCGGCATTGGTGGTCGTACCAGTGCCGCTTGAGTCCCTGTGGCAAGCTGCCGACGCCGCCGTGATTGCCCGCGTAGACAGCAAAAAAGCGTACGCTCGGCCCGAGGGCACGATTTGGACTCGGGTGACGTTAGAAGTACTGGATCGCGTCCTGGGCGATGCACCGAGTCCGCTCGAGCTGGAAATTCCCGGCGGCGAGCTCGGTACCACGGTCGAGGTGTTTGATGGCAGCCCCCAGCTCGACTTGGGAAGAACGTATGTTGTGTTGCTCAATCGAAGTACCGCCAATGCGTGGACCATTGCGCAATTGGAGCTCGGCGTCTTCTCGATCAGTGCTGCTCGCGAGGCACGTGACGCGGCCACGGCGAGTGCCGTTATATCTGGGGCTGCCGGTGTGGAAGGTGCGCAGCTCTGGACGTGGGACGAGTTCTGGCGGGTCGTACAAAAAGCCCGGCCGGCGGTGCGCGCTCCAAAACTCAGGCACGACTGGACAAGGGGCCCTGTTGCAGCCCGGTTTCAGTTTGGTCGTCCCCTTGCGCGAATTTTCGACTCCGATCTGGAGCAAACCGTTGCCTTCGCACTCGATGCCCGCGGCGATGGCATTCTGGGACCAAACCCAGCCCGTGCGGCGCTGTTACAGGCACTCGAGGCGTGGAGCAGAGTCGAAATGAGTTCGTTGCGGCTAGTGGATGGGGGCCCGCTTGTCACACTGGACACAACGTGCCCGGACCCTTCTGGTCAACCCTTCAAAGTGCGATTCCAGGATCCGGACGACGTTATTCCACCTCCGCTTGGTTGCCGGGGCATGCTGGCTCTGACCAGCTACCGAGCCAATGCCAGTGAAAGTAAGGTCTTAGGAGGACTGAGCTTCGCTCGGATTTTGTGTGCCACCGTGTCTTTCGCTGATGGCTGGGAGCAATGCGACGTTTGGAATACGTGTAACTTAGCCGAAATTGCCACACACGAGTTGGGTCATGCGATTGGCCTAGGACATTCGTCAGAGAGAGTCCCCGAACCGAATGGGCGTCTCCGAGATGCCACCATGTACGTGCAAGCACACTTTGACGGACGGTGTGCCAGTTTGCGGGCGGACGATATGGATGCTGTGGAGTTTCTCTACCCTGTGCCAGTCCCGCTCTCGATCTTAGGAGGTCCGGTATTGCCGCCCGCCACATCGGGCGTTCCATACCAGTATCGCTTGGCCGTGAATGCGGCCGTACCCCCTGTCGGCTGGACTCTCGGCCGCTCGGACTACTGCAACCTACAAATCGATGGCAACGGTGTGTTGCAGGGCACTCTCCCGGGCTGCCTCTGTTGGCAGCGAACCGTTCCCCCGCTTCCGACTCCGGCTCCCACACCATACGTATTTGTCACCGCCGAAGACGCGACCTGTCAGGCGCACACCCGGTTCTTCACGATTCCTCTAGAGGTTCACGGAGGCAGTGACGGCCCTTTGCCCAGTTGCACGCCTACCATTGCTTCCACACGACTTCCCGCTCCGACTGCAACGCCCAGCGCCGTCTGCAAGCCTTACTCTCCGGCGACTCCGCCCACTTCCACCCTAAGCCCGACCGCAACGGCGACACTGGGTATTGGGCCGACGCCATCTTGCTCGCTTCCGGCACCGTCAGCATCGGTGACACCGACCGACAGTCCCCCGCCGCACCCCACGGACTCCGAAACGCCGAC
This window harbors:
- a CDS encoding molybdopterin molybdenumtransferase MoeA, which gives rise to MDGYAVRASDTFGASESQPVYLRIEGTVEMGQHVRKGLGAGAAVRISTGGMMPPGADAVVMMEYTDEVSPDLVEVRRGVAPWENVQRVGEDVKKGQLLFPKGWRLRSFDLGGLTGTGVSTVRVYRRPRVALISTGDEIVPPESVPKPGQVRNINEYALVPMLTEAGAEVDDYGVVRDEAAAFSSVLAEALELHDAVVLSGGSSVGAKDMAISVITSFPRSSVVFHGISIAPGKPTILAYALGKPILGIPGHPMSAVVVGMLFGAPFVRVLGGELPSSAFAAKSRLPAILAEPVASAAGREDYVRVRLEESNGRARAIPMAGKSASVFNLIHAHGLVRIPAHVEGLEAGTQVEVLLLS
- a CDS encoding hydrolase, producing MDTKEIWYAGDIPGVRHRKLTADGLDFHLAELGSGPNLALCLHGFPECWYSWRYQMPLLAQLGFRVWAPDLRGYGGSARPARVGDYAIEHLMSDVARFIDASRAETCVLIGHDWGALIAWYFAMRRLRPLDALVILNVPHPAIVERVMWGRQLLRSWYVFFFQLPWLPELVLAAFDYRAIKDAFLRMARKPSCFPPEVIQVYRDYAAQPGALTAMVNYYRALARGGARRQRQLGYPPIDVPTLMIWGEEDDALGKETTYGTDRFVRSLELHYLPGVSHWVQQEAPDQVNAILADWLPKRISIRKS